In Onychostoma macrolepis isolate SWU-2019 chromosome 04, ASM1243209v1, whole genome shotgun sequence, one DNA window encodes the following:
- the LOC131538823 gene encoding uncharacterized protein LOC131538823 isoform X1: MLLGLEMEMLLGLEMEMLLGLEMEMLLGLEVEMLLGLEVEMLLGLKVETLPGFDVEMQPGLKVETQLGFDVETQPGLKVEMLPGFDVETQPGFDVEMLLGLEVEMLPGLEVEMLLGLKVETQLGFDVETQPGLKVEMLLGLEMEMLLGLEMEILLGLEVEMLLGLKRAIIGPVCQDEEATPCFGVPVPIWRSPVCSYIHLDILAENKTKNLSKKSIFCSVTKYNNNNNLHGLM; this comes from the exons ATGCTGCTGGGGCTTGAGATGGAGATGCTGCTGGGGCTCGAGATGGAGATGCTGCTGGGGCTCGAGATGGAGATGCTGCTGGGGCTCGAGGTGGAGATGCTGCTGGGGCTCGAGGTGGAGATGCTGCTGGGGCTCAAGGTGGAGACGCTGCCAGGCTTCGATGTGGAGATGCAGCCGGGGCTCAAGGTGGAGACGCAGCTGGGCTTCGATGTGGAGACGCAGCCGGGGCTCAAGGTGGAGATGCTGCCGGGCTTCGATGTGGAGACGCAGCCGGGCTTCGATGTAGAGATGCTGCTGGGGCTCGAGGTGGAGATGCTGCCGGGGCTCGAGGTGGAGATGCTGCTGGGGCTCAAGGTGGAGACGCAGCTGGGCTTCGATGTGGAGACGCAGCCGGGGCTCAAGGTGGAGATGCTGCTGGGGCTCGAGATGGAGATGCTGCTGGGGCTCGAGATGGAGATCCTGCTGGGGCTCGAGGTGGAGATGCTGCTGGGGCTCAAG CGCGCTATAATTGGGCCTGTCTGTCAAGATGAGGAGGCCACGCCCTGTTTTGGAGTTCCCGTCCCCATTTGGAGATCTCCGGTCTGCAGTTATATCCACTTGGATATTTtggctgaaaacaagacaaaaaatctaagtaagaaaagcattttttgcagtgtaacaaagtataacaacaacaataatttgcacggtttgatgtga
- the LOC131538827 gene encoding uncharacterized protein LOC131538827, with translation MCPCGIVYSLKFNLRAESPRDYMDLLMSLQHIPNIVIYDFAQGLATHGNVRFPTALPFSPHEGGLLSPTAENIQCAKEGRLTVSLPWLIKANETPDINGHPLTRSSEHYVLYDKLHEGNTKDEKDVLRRVELVPELAGRINSQVIEQFFSQMEKNNYFLNMMKIFLIRNIIHHRNSIINTARMDKIKKSLDVEHVTLNKHGQAVIGTSNENNRLGEC, from the exons ATGTGTCCATGTGGAATTGTGTATAGTTTAAAGTTCAACCTGAGAGCAGAAAGTCCAAGGGACTATATGGACTTGTTGATGTCATTGCAGCACATTCCAAATATAGTCATTTATGATTTTGCCCAAGGACTGGCAACTCATGGAAATGTAAGATTTCCAACAGCACTGCCCTTTTCTCCTCATGAGGGAGGATTACTCAGCCCTACTGCTGAAAACATCCAATGTGCTAAAGAAGGGAGGCTCACAGTAAGTCTTCCATGGTTAATAAAGGCAAATGAAACTCCTGACATAAATGGGCATCCCTTAACAAGATCATCAGAGCATTATGTGCTCTATGATAAATTGCATGAGGGAAATACAAAGGATGAGAAAGATGTACTAAGGAGGGTTGAGCTTGTTCCTGAACTTGCTGGCCGTATCAACAGTCAAGTGATTGAACAATTTTTCTCacaaatggaaaaaaacaactACTTCTTAAACATGATGAAGATTTTCTTGATCAGAAACATAATCCATCACAGAAACTCCATCATAAACACGGCAAGGATGGATAAGATTAAGAAGAGTCTGGACGTTGAGCATGTTACATTGAACAAACATGGACAAGCAGTCATTG gtACTTCCAATGAAAACAACAGGTTGGGTGAGTGTTGA
- the LOC131538823 gene encoding uncharacterized protein LOC131538823 isoform X2, with protein MLLGLEMEMLLGLEMEMLLGLEMEMLLGLEVEMLLGLEVEMLLGLKVETLPGFDVEMQPGLKVETQLGFDVETQPGLKVEMLPGFDVETQPGFDVEMLLGLEVEMLPGLEVEMLLGLKVETQLGFDVETQPGLKVEMLLGLEMEMLLGLEMEILLGLEVEMLLGLKRAIIGPVCQDEEATPCFGVPVPIWRSPVCSYIHLDILAENKTKNLSFK; from the exons ATGCTGCTGGGGCTTGAGATGGAGATGCTGCTGGGGCTCGAGATGGAGATGCTGCTGGGGCTCGAGATGGAGATGCTGCTGGGGCTCGAGGTGGAGATGCTGCTGGGGCTCGAGGTGGAGATGCTGCTGGGGCTCAAGGTGGAGACGCTGCCAGGCTTCGATGTGGAGATGCAGCCGGGGCTCAAGGTGGAGACGCAGCTGGGCTTCGATGTGGAGACGCAGCCGGGGCTCAAGGTGGAGATGCTGCCGGGCTTCGATGTGGAGACGCAGCCGGGCTTCGATGTAGAGATGCTGCTGGGGCTCGAGGTGGAGATGCTGCCGGGGCTCGAGGTGGAGATGCTGCTGGGGCTCAAGGTGGAGACGCAGCTGGGCTTCGATGTGGAGACGCAGCCGGGGCTCAAGGTGGAGATGCTGCTGGGGCTCGAGATGGAGATGCTGCTGGGGCTCGAGATGGAGATCCTGCTGGGGCTCGAGGTGGAGATGCTGCTGGGGCTCAAG CGCGCTATAATTGGGCCTGTCTGTCAAGATGAGGAGGCCACGCCCTGTTTTGGAGTTCCCGTCCCCATTTGGAGATCTCCGGTCTGCAGTTATATCCACTTGGATATTTtggctgaaaacaagacaaaaaatctaa GTTTCAAATAG
- the LOC131538722 gene encoding gastrula zinc finger protein XlCGF57.1-like has translation MAFIKEESEDIRIDETFRAKHEDTEEQTDLMALKEERRELTKIEEKDQNERLDFMTVETTSSPKKVQKTESNGYLTCHQCGKSFKQKYILQMHMIVHTGEKPFKCQLCGRRFARKENLKRHMNSHTGLKPFICQVCGACLAHKQSLESHMKRHTGEKPFTCDQCGMSFRHKVSFDSHTKKEHSGENCFKCHRCGESFTCKGNLKTHTRLHTGESPFTCNVCGKSFTYRSPFDTHMRRHTGERPFACKLCGNSFSRKSSLQIHMVVHTGEKPFPCDQCGKCFRHKTTLDAHMKSHTGESPYICKFCGKSFSSKSTLNAHMRNHTGEKPFNCKVCGKGFAQKGNLKLHMRNHTGEKPFVCGQCGKCFARETNLTYHMALHSKEFKCHQCGQRFPDKRHLTWHERIHSRKTFTCHDCGKSFRFKGHFKVHMRIHTGEKPFTCTQCGKSFSQNITLQIHSRLHTGEKPFTCLQCKRSFTYKRDLNRHLQTHGKKLQCSASGKKLRKRSSLKNQKHVRSGGRQFNCDQCNKTFLLPSHLQIHLKSHADVKPYLCSSCGKRFKWLSSLKWHQKIRICVKLKLRSHRSRK, from the exons AtggcgtttattaaagaggagagtgaagacataAGGATTGATGAAACGTTCAGAGCgaaacatgaagatactgaggaacaaacag ACCTGATGGCGCTGAAAGAAGAGAGGCGAGAACTGACAAAGATAGAAGAGAAAGATCAAAATGAGAGACTTGACTTCATGACTGTGGAAACAACTTCATCACCAAAAAAAGTTCAGAAGACCGAATCTAACGGTTACTTAACCTgccatcagtgtggaaagagtttcaagCAAAAATATATCCTTCAAATGCACATGAttgttcacactggagagaagcctttcaaaTGCCAACTGTGTGGAAGGAGATTTGCACGTAAAGAAAACCTTAAACGCCACATGAATAGTCACACTGGACTGAAGCCTTTCATATGCCAAGTGTGCGGAGCATGTTTAGCACATAAACAAAGCCTTGAGTCCCACATGAAAcgtcacactggagagaagccattcacatgtgatcagtgtggaatgAGTTTCAGACATAAAGTATCCTTTGATTCCCACACGAAGAAAGAACACTCAGGAGAGAACTGTTTTAAATGTCATCGGTGTGGAGAGAGTTTCACTTGTAAAGGAAACCTCAAAACTCATACGAgacttcacactggagagagtcCTTTTACCTGCAATGTGTGTGGGAAAAGCTTCACATATAGATCACCCTTTGATACCCACATGAGAAGACATACTGGAGAGAGGCCTTTTGCCTGCAAACTGTGTGGGAATAGCTTCTCACGCAAATCATCTCTTCAGATTCACATGGtcgttcacactggagagaagccgtttccatgtgatcagtgtggaaagtgttTCAGACATAAAACAACTCTTGATGCACACATGAAAAGTCACACTGGAGAGAGTCCTTACATCTGCAAATTTTGTGGGAAGAGCTTCTCAAGTAAATCGACCCTTAATGCCCACATGAGAAATCACACAGGAGAGAAGCCCTTCAACTGCAAAGTGTGTGGGAAGGGCTTCGCACAAAAAGGAAATCTTAAGCTTCACATGAGAAATCACACAGGAGAGAAGCCTTTTGTGTGTGGTCAGTGTGGAAAATGTTTTGCGCGTGAAACGAACCTTACTTACCACATGGCACTTCACTCaaaggagtttaaatgtcatcaGTGTGGACAGAGATTCCCAGACAAGAGACACCTTACCTGGCATGAAAGAATTCATTCTCGAAAGACTTTCACTTGCCATgactgtggaaagagtttcagattTAAAGGACACTTTAAGGTTCACATGagaatccacactggagagaaaccctTCACCTGCActcaatgtggaaagagtttcagtcaGAACATAACTCTTCAGATTCATTCGAGgcttcacactggagagaaacctttcacGTGTCTTCAGTGTAAGAGGAGCTTCACATATAAAAGAGACCTGAACCGTCATTTGCAAACACATGGAAAGAAACTGCAGTGCTCTGCGAGTGGAAAGAAGCTTAGAAAAAGGAGCAGTTTGAAAAATCAAAAGCATGTTCGCTCTGGAGGAAGGCAGTTTAATTGTGATCAGTGTAATAAGACATTTCTTTTGCCATCACACTTACAGATACACCTGAAAAGCCATGCAGATGTGAAACCATATTTGTGTTCTTCATGTGGAAAGCGTTTTAAATGGCTCAGTAGTTTAAAATGGCACCAGAAAATACGCATCTGTGTGAAACTAAAGCTCCGTTCACACCGCAGCCGAAAGTGA